A genomic segment from Montipora foliosa isolate CH-2021 chromosome 9, ASM3666993v2, whole genome shotgun sequence encodes:
- the LOC137969657 gene encoding uncharacterized protein, producing the protein MEFSRFLLFVVLLACYRQASPENTSEENSTSTESIDKSDCSLLNTSCGPDRICQDGVCIKVNRTITDGENLNTESTREPKTTLRLLVDTVKWTYTTTRKTDDVVKPTPHSLITGNQEFVITLVGFSLLFINICLVSFCLGRIKRRRLQQQREQRRQAATHSSQASQTGDWGSENVNRSMGTDNFALNGELDAFAREFLFPQVRLPPYDLTSAYHKPRPMTEENESIGESPVETSNDAQNIDEDPPPYGDLERLQTERRPPSYDDILKTSTNAAEESLGSGQSD; encoded by the coding sequence ATGGAGTTTAGTCGCTTTCTCCTTTTCGTCGTCTTGCTTGCTTGTTATCGACAAGCGTCGCCTGAGAATACTTCAGAAGAGAACAGCACAAGCACAGAGAGTATTGACAAGAGTGATTGTAGTTTATTGAACACTTCTTGTGGGCCTGACAGGATTTGTCAGGATGGTGTTTGCATCAAGGTCAACAGAACGATAACGGACGGAGAAAATTTGAACACAGAATCGACGAGAGAACCTAAAACAACTCTTAGACTCCTTGTGGATACCGTCAAATGGACGTACACCACGACGCGGAAAACAGATGATGTAGTCAAACCAACGCCACATAGTTTAATTACTGGTAATCAAGAATTTGTCATTACACTTGTTGGATTTTCGCTTCTCTTTATTAATATTTGCTTGGTCTCGTTCTGTTTGGGTCGAATAAAACGGAGAAGACTTCAGCAACAGCGGGAGCAAAGACGCCAAGCGGCAACGCACAGCTCGCAGGCGTCACAAACTGGAGATTGGGGCTCTGAGAATGTCAACAGAAGTATGGGGACAGACAATTTTGCACTTAACGGTGAACTGGATGCGTTTGCCAGGGAATTTTTGTTTCCTCAAGTGCGGTTGCCACCTTACGACTTAACATCGGCTTACCACAAGCCCAGACCAATGACAGAGGAGAATGAGAGCATCGGAGAGTCCCCTGTTGAAACCAGTAACGATGCTCAAAACATTGATGAAGATCCACCCCCGTATGGGGATCTGGAAAGGCTTCAGACTGAGAGGAGACCTCCAAGTTACGACGACATTTTGAAAACTTCAACTAATGCCGCAGAAGAATCTTTAGGATCTGGACAGAGTGATTAA